The following DNA comes from Emys orbicularis isolate rEmyOrb1 chromosome 13, rEmyOrb1.hap1, whole genome shotgun sequence.
AGGGCACCCTGGGGTGAGTAGGGTCTGATTCCCCCAATACACCCGTGACCAGGATGGGGCTCCCCAGGGCATGTGGGGTCTGATCCCCTTGATACACCCAGCGCCCGCCTGGCATGCGGCTCCCTGGGGCGTGTGGGGTCCAATCCAACCTGAACCTCACAGATACACCCAGCACCCACCTGGGACATGATCCACAGGGCCTATGGGGTCTGATCCCCCCCAGATACATCTGGCACCTGCCCAGAACAGGGCTCCTGGCTGTGTGTGGGGTCCAATTCCCTCCCTGATACACCCGGTGCCTGCCCAGAATGGAGCTCCCTGGGGCGTGTGGGTCtgatcaccccccacccccagatacaCCCAGCACCTGCCAAAGACGGGGCTCCCCGAGGCGCTGGGGTCTGATTCCCCCAGAtacacccagcacctgcccaggACGGGGCTCCCCGGGGTGCTGGGGTCTCTGCTCACCTGGGGACTCCGTGCAATGAGCCGTGTGGGTTCTCAGCACCGTCAGTGTCACTAGCAGAGCCCCAGCCCAGTGGCTCCCGGCCCCCAGGATCCGACCCGCCCCCATCGCTGCTCAGGAGGGAGAGACCTGGAAAGTTGTCGGGACCCCCAGACTGAGACCTTCTCTGTCCAGCTCCGAGCACCAGCCCCGGGACGCTGCCCACGGCCCCGGGGATTGGGCACCCCCAGCTCAGGGGCCAGTCAGCACCGGGTCTGGGCAGTGTCATCAGTCGCCAGGCAGAGCCGGCCCCAGCAGAGCTCGGTTCCCTACTTCTCCCTcgtagggggcagagcagggcctggGGTCGGGCTGCAGGACTCGCCCGGGGCCTGCcatggccccggggcagctggagagcggggcCAGCCCCCACCAGAGCAGGGCCCCCAGCAACGGGCCTGggaccctccttcccctggtgccTCGAccctctgctgccagctggggcaggacaggtgtgtgtgtgggggggtctctggttTGGGTAAATTTAGTCCCAGTGGAAGGTTTGGGGCTGGCCCCACAGGCAGAAGTTCTGAGCTTCCCCCTTCTCCACTTCCAtgggcctgagccctgccccccagggaccccaccAGAGCAGGGGGCTCAGTGTCCATGGGTCAGGCACAGCTcggcctcccagctgctcccaccATCGATCTCCCATAGGGGCTTCTCTGTCCCCAGGCACCATGTCCACACCggggacaacccccccccccccccccctcggcggCGCTGCCACATCCGCACTGCTCTGGGCCCCGTTGTGCACAGAGAGCCCACAGGAACTGGCGTCTGGCTGGGAATttgcagtactgccaaccccaaatgctccaaaattatgagattggctGTAAAATCCTGAGTTTGTGGAACAATCCCAGCTgtgaggttctttttatttgccttctgctcttTGAGCCATCAGGGTGCCTTGGGGTCAGAGGTGTGACACCCCCAGCGCAGAACTGTATGGGTCATAGGGGTGTAATTtgagggagcaggggggccaTTGCCCCCCCAAACTGAAAACATTGGACAGGCACAGAATTTGCTCCCCACCCCCGATGCATGGCCCCGTTgtcctgactggagctgcccccccaaatataaaagtcaaactatgcctatggtgTGACCCCCACAAAAAAtcctgagtcaggctcaccaaaaaccCTGCGGTGACGTACAAATCCCAGCTGTGGGGTTATTTACCTTCTGCTCTTTGACCCCTTAGGGTGCCCGGGGGTCACAGGTTGAagctctccccacagccccgagggggagacccagacccACGTGACTCccggagctggggctttaggaaaaCACAAGAATTATCCTGAGAGCCGGGAACCCTGAATTTCTCCATCTCCTCTGGGCGAGGCTCAGCGCTGCTGCTCTGCCCGGTAACAGCCTGGTCGGCGCAGGGATTTCTGCCATTGGGTGCAGGCCCCTGGGCCGGGCTCCCCTGGCCAATgccgggccctgcccccctgggtgTGACATgtgccccccccggccccctagtgctgccggccccgcgcccagcccagtgctggggagaggagatgggcgCAGGACGGGGCGTCCCCATGGCCCAGCTGGTCCTGATCGCCCTGCTGGCCCTGCCAGGCGCTGGGGCAGTGACAGGTACGGGTGGGGCGAGGGTTGGGACacctgggcctgggggggggtggCTTCACCCCCATAGTgcctggctccccacccccagggaggGACAATGGGGGGGCTGATGGGGCACCAGGGTGAGCCAGATTtgggaggagctgcagggaggagggttCCTGCCCACCCCATGGCacgcaggggagggggtgggcaggtAGGGGCTGAtctggatggggtggagggaggagggtctcaCCCccgtggcagggaggggggaagggaggctggcgcGGGGGCAGCAGAGGGATTGTGGGGAAGTTGCTGTGGTTTGGGTGCGACACAGCCCTGCCCTAGGGGtgcagccccccttccccacagggaCTCGGGGTCTGACCCCTCTCAGGGGGTTGCCAGgcatggggggggatgggggaacgTTCCCCAAATTGCCACGCCAGGGCCAGACCCTGCTGAGCAGTGAGTGCgtctgtgcagagcagggagcccctggccctgctccccggcCTGGCCCCATTGCCTCCCCAGGACTCagacccacggggggggggggggccctctgcAGGGCAGACTCTCTCCTTGGCTAGTGATGGCAGGTTCCCTCCTTTACAATCGCTCAGTGAGATGCTGCCAGGTGAGCTTGGATTTCTAGGCCCTGGGATTTAGGTGCTGAACTCCCTTGTGCCCCGGGggatcccagcctcagccctgagccagacccctcccccccctgaaTCCCCACGTGAATAGAAACCAGGGAACTGAGCAGGGGGGTCTCTGCTCTCCCAGTCCTTGCACCAGGGCAGCCCTAGGGggtactaaactgctcaagatagttaagaccaaagcagactgtgaagaacttcagaaagatcccacaaaactaagtgattggacaacaaaatggcaaatgaaatttaatgtggataaatgtaaagtaatgcacactgggaaaaaataaccccaactatacatacaatatgatgggggctaatttagctacaagtcaggaaaaagatcttggagtcatcgtggatagttctctgaagatgtccacgcagtgtgcagaggcggtcaaaacagcaaacaggatgttaggaataattaaaaaggggatagagaataagactgagaatatattattgcctttatataaatcgttggtacgccctcatctcgaatactgcgtacagatgtggtctcctcatctcaaaaaatatatactggcactagaaaaggttcagagaagggcaactaaaatgattaagggtttggaacgggtcccatatgaggagagattaaagaggctaggactcttcagcttggaaaagaggagactaaagggggatatgatagaggtatataaaatcatgagtggtgtggagaaagtggataaggaaaagttatttacttattcccataatacaagaacatcaaatgaaattaataggcagcaggtttaaaacaaataaaaggaagttcttcttcacgcagcgcacagtctacttgtggaactccttgcctgaggaggttgtgaaggctaggactataacagtgtttaaaagagaactggataaattcatggtggttaagtccattaatggctattagccaggatgggtaaggaatggtgtccctagcctctgtctgtcagaggtggagatggatggcaggagagagatcacttgatcattacctgttaggttcactccctctggggcacctggcattggccactgtcagtagacaggataccgggctggatggacctttggtctgacacggtgcagccgttcttatgttcttatgtgctggggggaggggcaggggcactctcccctggcagtcagtgctggccccagggccCCTCCGCGATGCTGGGGGGCACCGTGCTCCATGCACCTGCCTTCCCCTGACACCGGGGAGCCCTAGTGTGAATGTCACAGCCCGGGAGCCGGGAGcggcactgctgggggaagcgctgagaccccctcccccggggTGGGGATCAGCCCCCCTGGGTGGCCGGTACTGATGCCCGTCTCCCCGCAGCGGAGAACATGCTCTCCCAGGTGGCCTTCTACCAGCGCACAGACCCGGCCCAGCGGGAGGCCGGGGAGTTCATGTTTGAGTTCGACCAGGATGAGATCTTCTATGTGGACCTGGAGAGGAAGGAGACCGTCTGGCGCCTGCCCGACTTCAGCAAGTTCACCAGCTTCGAGGCGCAGGGCGCCCTGGGCAACATTGCCGTGCTGAAGAAGAACATGGAGATCATAATCCAGAGGTCCAACCGCACGCGGGCCCCAAACGGTACGGTATGCCTCAACATGGTGGGGGGCACCTTCCCTGCCAGGGagcctacccctcccccccccgggacctgAGCCCTCCCACCACCTTTCTATACAGAGACCCCTCCTGTCTTTGCCCCACCGTCCCCTGCTCACACACCCACCCAGCCCAATACCAGACCCCACCAGAGACTGTGCATCTGCACTCAGCTCCCCTCCCAGTCCCTGAGGGATTCTGTCCCCTGCCCCTTGTGCCCCATGAGCcatcagggcagggagctgggacgCCCCCGGTGACGCCCCCAGAGTCCTGGGGAGAGACCCCTGAGCTGGAGCGTGAGcaccagggactggctggctatgggggacagggaatgggacCCACTAACCCCTGTCTCCCCAGTGCCCCCTGAGGTGACTGTGTTCCCCGAAGATCCCGTGGAGCTGGGGGAGCCCAACGTCCTGATCTGCTTTGTGGACAAGTTCTCCCCACCGGTGCTCCGCATGACATGGCTGAAGAATGGGCAGGAGGTGACCGAGGGTGTCTCCGAGACCGACTTCTATCCCCGCCCGGACAACTCCTTCCGCAAGTTCTCCTACCTGCCATTCCTCCCCAGCCAGGGCGACTTCTACGACTGCCGGGTGGAGCATTGGGGGCTGCCCGAGCCCTTCATGAAGcactggggtgaggcctgggcgCCCGGGGACCCTgctgggcacagggctgggagctaggatgcctgggttctatcccagctctggggcgggctgggagccaggactcctgggttctatcccagctctgggagggagggagggaaggttgggaacagccccccccccacacactccatgccctgtccctctccccctctctccagaaGTCCAGGTGCCCACCCCCGTCCCTGAGACCACAGAGACCCTGGTGTGCGCCCTGGGCCTGGCCGTGGGCATCATCGGCATCATCGCGGGCACCATCCTCATCATCAAGGGGATGAAGATGAACGCCGCCCGCAACCCACGGGGCCCCTTGTGAGTAGCCGCAGCCCCTAGGCTCACCCAACACCCACTGGGgagtgttaccagatgtgcccattactttggggtatgctcatttatttgggttattcttctggggaagggggttctgtaatcctgtcaatgtactgcttgtgtcacttgtgttttcatacggAGCGCTACTTCTCCCTTcggcaagtcccctcccaatggagccatcctgcaggacctaggttccctagggctgggttactcccaccccagaatctctctctctctctctctctctctctctctctcacacacacacacacacacacacacacacacacacacacacacacacacacacacacacacacacacacacacacacacacacacacacacacacacacaccaagcagcacttccaagctgccgcCCACAGGATTTGGGGATCtgtagcttaggtaaaagaagctttgctgtagagtgaatgggggaagctaaaaacacaaaagagtcaagttcagcaagagagagagaagcaaccagcttaaccatacaGGTtctttattgaataatagtgatcacTACACAAGGAGCCGAaaccaacataacagttacattatcAAAGGTTACAAAACTCATATAAGGAAAACTAGACCTGATCAAactcctggacactacagtgcaaataagtgatggtcacataaacaccaccctataccagaaacctactgaccgctatacttacctacatgcctccagcttccatctaagacacatcacacgatccattgtctacagccaagccctaagatacaaccgaatttgctcttgtgtggactggtccaggctgaggttgatggtggggtggaaatggttgaagtccaggtggaattcttcaagggcctcctttccgtgggtcctattctgggcttgaatagggactgggagtggctggctcattacagaagccgCTTTTCCTcccctggaattgacacctcctcatctattattgggagtggaccacatccaccctgataggtttcagagtagtagccgtgttagtctgtatccgcaaaaagaacaggagtacttgtggcaccttagagactaacaaatttattagagcataagctttcgtgggctacaacccacttcttcggatgcatatccaccctgattgaattggccctgtcaacactggttctccacttgcgaagtaactccctgctctccatgtgtcagtatatagtgcctgcatctgtaactttcactctatgcatccgaagaagtgaggtttttacccacgaaagcttatgctcaaataaatccgttagtctttaaggtgccaccagactccttgttgtttttgtaggctgcttcagtatttggatctcaattaaggattcattactagaattggtctgataattgctgagctgggtgggtGCAGgcaggttcattaacatctggagcagagatcccccatcatgcagtgcgtccctgcttttctggtcccagagttcagtgcggttcttgccttggaatctctgttctccattctgtgtgCTTATGgggatgtctccctgtcccatctttgatgcagatgaggctaggggagttgccttaatcttGTCAcgcttgtcaggaggggtctaggtgtgtctcccaccacccttcactgctctctgcaagtctttcctctgatcagttttggttcaagcagaggcaggggtgtgtgtgtccttcatgagtcaggctggatactgcgccctggttccccaagaacacagagctaacTTCTATCAGGAGACCCCCACCCGCTGtgcccctcccagcccagacCCCACCTAGCCCCCCCTGCATCAATGGGAGGCTCCATGGGAGCACTGGGGAACAGCCCGATCCCTGCCAGCCTCGCGTcggggcccagggctcctggtaACTGACCCTCTTTGCCTTTCAGATAAACgtgaggaggagccgggggcccCGAATCCCCCAGGTGCCTTCCTGAGACCCAATGCActgctccgcccccagctctgcctccagcgTCCCTGCTCCGCTCACATCAGTGCCAGCTGCTGTACCCAGGCGGGAGCCCTCCGGCCCCGTAACCGTGACACCCAACCCGCTAGAGACTCACTGGGGAGGCAGCCCCTCGGATTTCCCTCACTCACCCCCTGCTGGGCTTGGGAGGGGGCACCTATccagggagggggctgctgcCCATGGGGCTTGGAATGGGGGTTGCCCCTcgtcagggggcagcaggggagagggctgctgcccatggggctgggaatgggggtcGCCCCTCGTCGGGGGCAGCAGGGCCCACAgggctgatccaaaccccattgccGTCATGGGGAAGGTTTCTCTTGACTCCAGTGGGCGCTGGATTGGGCCCCGAGCCCGGCCCCTATTGGCCAGAGGCTGCTGTCAGTCACCCCAGGTAAAGCCCCTCCAGCCATTACCCAGAAGGCTTTGGGCCAGATTCGGCCATTCCCGGTCAATAGGGGTCCCAtggtgcaggatcgggcccatggctgggggtggagcagccccagctcccggcTAAAGGCCCCATCGCACCCATGTGCGGCTCCCCCCGGGATCCAGCcctgctgagcccagcacagggtctgTGTTGGAAGGGCCCAGTCCCTGTATAGCCCCCGCCCTAGGACCTGGGTGtgtcacagccctgccccccccgccctgcgccCCGGGTGTgtcacagccctgcccctcccgcccccaccctgtgccccatgTGTGTCACAGCCCTGCGCCCCCGATCTCGCTCTGCAGCTTTGCTAACAGCAATAAAGTGGGTTTGGGACGTTTCTGAGTTTTTGATCCTGATTTAAAATCTGGTCAGTCTTCGCCGTGCCTGCGGCAGCCTGTGTTATCCCAGCGCAGCCGTAGTCTGTCCAGGGGCACCGGGTTATACCGGTAGTTCAGGGAGTTTGGTATGAGAGCTAAggaaggagccaggactcctgggttctattccagctcTGTTGTTTATCCAAGGGAAGGTTTCTGGAGAGGAGATATCTGGGAGCAGGGGCCTCTTTAATCGCACAGACAAAGCAGAACAAGAGCCAGTGGCTGGCAGTTGaagtgagacaaattcagacaagaaataagAGAGACGTTTTTAACCGGGAGGGgcactaaccattggaacagccgACTCAGGGACACGGTGGATTCGCCAGCGCTTGGAGTCTGTACATCAGGCTGGGACATCTCTTTCGAACAGACCCACTCTAGCTCGACTACCAGATATGGGCTGGATGCCAGGATCCCTGGGTgcatttctctggcctgtgtttgcAGGTGCTCAGACCAGATgctcagaatggtcccttctggccttggcagcTCTGGCTTCGTGACAGGGGTGTGGGAAGAGGGCCCCAGGGACGGGGTGATGACCTTCAGGAGAGGCCAGCACAGCGCTCCTGGCGATTACTGCCCTGCCAGGGGGTGAGTGGCCGAAGGGAGACACTAATGGGTAGAACTGCAGACTGAGCAgtggtggggtgggctgggcATGGTGCCAGCCAGGTTGGGGGGGGATTTAGAGACAGAGGTCTGCAGGATCTGGGGCTCAGGGCactgcctggggggtgggggtgggtctcagGGGCACACAGGATGGGGTGTAGcagtgtcatggagtgtgggggggaaacaaggccctgcacccccgcctTCCTGCAactatgactctcagccagccagtaaagcaggtttatttagacgacaggaacacagtccaagacagggtcttgcaggcacagacaacaggatcccccccagttaggtccatcttggggtcccagagccccacagcccccttggggggtcagagccccgtctgcctcccagccattccaccagccaactctgaactctctccccagcctttgttcagtttcccaggcaaaggtgtcacctggcctctaaccccttcctgggttctcatgtgatgttaaaaaaaaaatagtgaacagagtttgagcatagaagtttctggttatcagggaataacgtacagattatcgagggtgcaaagtttggcttAAGATcgggtggcatgaggaatacataatctgcaatatccccgattgggggtaaaaggttgatgggtcaaagtacaggcattgagataggagggtatgaagttcatagagtggctatgttcgggtgtggagtataatgagtggatatgatgatgaggatggattgaccctcatttggtgagatttaatgtttagggagtttgattccagttcatatgatccaacggagaaggtcacttggtccctttctcgtagtgggagaacgatgtcgctccggctcacgcctcctggtactgtcggtggccggtgatgtgctcgatgtagatgtccctggaccatcagatggcgtctgagaccatgaggcgccgcatgagacgtGTGTAGCgacgaccgatcccgcaggtccgcagcacacgctcgttgcaggggtcccaggcgcctagggctccgacaatcagggcgtccatctgcacctcatagcccttcgctctcagggtgtcagccggGGGGGGCGCGgtgtacttttccagcttatgaGCTCGGGCTTCGCAAAATGCCggagtcctgttctcaaaggagaccgtgacgtcaaagaggatgatctttttctgggccttgtcggtgacgaccacgtcaggtcgtagctggctgtcggtaccagggatggtgcagttcacggagatctcccccaggcgtggcgcgatggctttcaccaggcggttctggatggcgttgtggcgcagctgccaggctctggagtggggtttgcagctgcacaggacgtggggcagggtctcattggggtacatgctcaggtattctccctcggccagtctcccatcccccaatgcagaccatcctagccacgaTCCCttctcagcattcaaagaccacagtatgaacagtcccagttcgtcacaagcAGGGGCTGGGTTCAGGCAGGGACCAGGATGTGAGGTTCTGGGGTTACCCAGAGTGGAGTTTGGGGCTAGGGGTTGGCACACaggacagggtctggaggggttGGGATTAATGGGTCGGGGTTACCCTGCGGCAGGGCATAGGGCTgaggggctgggattcaggagagtcTGGCAGGTCAGGGGTCACAGGGCTGCGGGGCGCTGGTTGCTCTCTAGCAGGGCACATGGAGGCTGCTGCCCCTCCGGCCAGGGTGTCTCTCCAGCTCGGGGCGCAGCCtgtcccctggggtgggggatggagcagACACGGCTCATGCAGAGCCCAGCTCTCACTGTAGCAGTTTCACCCGGTAACCGGCGGCCCCAGGGCCTGCGATTGGTGCTGCTGGATCCGCACCCGGTGCCCGGGAAGTCCCTGGCAAAGCCCTGGGTCCTGGGAGCACATGCCAGGGAACCGATCCTGGGAGAGTCCCTGGCGCTGGCCCAGCgcgggggatggggagcagctcccagtGCATCACGGAACGGGGAGCGGACCAGCCTAGAGACGCTGTGAGGGCAGCTAAGCCATAGGGGAGCTGGGTCAGCTCAGAAAATCCTGCCTggatcctcccctcccctcagagagAGGGATCCCTTCAGCtcacaccccaccccaagggCTACTGGCCCTTCCCTTGGGGAAAGAATCCCCTGGCTCACAGGCGCTCCactcccagagctccccctgACAGCTCACAGACCCCTCACAAGTCACAAGCCACAATTCCACAGACACAGAAAAAGTTGCGCCAGGCAAGAAGCCATCCTGGTTTAAAGGAGATGTGGAAACAATgatcaaacattaaaaaaatcaatatacaaGGGATGGGAAAAGGGGAAGTAAATGGCAACAAATATAAGTTGCAAATAAACAAATACAGGCGATGGATAAGGGAAGCTAAATGATTCAATGGCCAACAGGATTTAGGAcaataaaacaacatttaaaaatccTAATTCAACCCGACTCCGAACCCTGTCACACCCGTGCTGGCAGctggccccatcccagctcctctgcccccgTGTTCCCCGGGGCAGGTGGTTCCACAACCCAGCCTCACCCCTGTGGATTAACCCCCCCATGGCTCTCAGTGCATCGCCACATGGGTGGTGTGTATGTGTCCCGTGTCCCTGGGCAGGGCTGCTGCGAGCGtcggtcccctcccccccagcccagccctcggGACTTTTCCCAAAAGCTTCCACTTCACCTTGAACTCAAGTAACCCACCAACCCCGGCCAATCAACGCGCGACTCCGGGTAGCGTCATCGGTCTCCGGCAGATtccggccgggccgggctgcgcTGGGGCTGGTGGAGTTGAGCGGTGCtactgaggggaggggggctggggataGGGGGCAgcggctccctcccctcccccccccccaggctcattccagccctgcccccctgagccagccagtccctggtgCTCACACTCCAGCTCAGGTGCCCTCTGACCACAGGGCATTTTTGCGCAAAACCTGAAATCAggatcggggtgggggggcaccagAGCCCGAGCTGCCCCCCCCACCTGACCTTGGTCCTGAGTCTGAGCCCCCCTAAATATAAAACttatgaatgaaattgtttttacttgttcactttattaatgtaacttcacgAGTAAagtttttatgaatgaaacaacattcattcataaaaaCTGGTTatcccaataactggctaattgacaattaagatgcttaagagccatagctgttcagtcagctgcctttgtaagttgcactgtcaatccaattcctgcttaaatcactgacttgcactgtttcagtattaagcaacagagggtcctgtggcacctttaagactaacagacgtattggagcttaagctttcgtgggtgaatacccactacgtcagacgcatgtaatggaaatttccaggggcaggtataaatatgcaggcaagcaTCAGTAtgggggtgagggatagctcagtggtttgagcattggcctcctaaacccagtgttgtgagttcaatccttaatgggaccacttggggatctggggcaaaatcagtacttggtcctgctagtgaaggcagggggctgggcttgatgacctttcaaggtcccttccagatctatgagataggatatcttaattaattattattataacgtggttagttcaatcagggagggtgaggtgctctgctagcagttgaggtgtgaacaccaagggaggagaaactgcttctgtagttggatagccattcacagtctttgtttaatcctgatctgatggtgtcaaatttgcaaatgaactggagctcagaagtttctctttggagtctggtcctgaagtttttttgctgtaagatggctacctttacatctgctattgtatggccaggaaggttgaagtgttctcctacaggtttttgtatattgccattcctgatatctgacttgtgtccatttattctcttgcgtagagactgtccagtttggccaatgtacatagcacaggggcattgctggcacatgatggcatatataacattggtggacgtgcaggtgaatgaaccggtgatgtgtagctgatctggttaagtcctgtgatggtgttgctggtgtagatatgtgggcagagttggcatcgaggtttgttgcatggattggttcctgagttagagttgttatggtgcggtgtgtggttgctggtgagaatatgcttaaggttggcaggttgtctgtggg
Coding sequences within:
- the LOC135887757 gene encoding HLA class II histocompatibility antigen, DR alpha chain-like isoform X2 → MGAGRGVPMAQLVLIALLALPGAGAVTAENMLSQVAFYQRTDPAQREAGEFMFEFDQDEIFYVDLERKETVWRLPDFSKFTSFEAQGALGNIAVLKKNMEIIIQRSNRTRAPNVPPEVTVFPEDPVELGEPNVLICFVDKFSPPVLRMTWLKNGQEVTEGVSETDFYPRPDNSFRKFSYLPFLPSQGDFYDCRVEHWGLPEPFMKHWEVQVPTPVPETTETLVCALGLAVGIIGIIAGTILIIKGMKMNAARNPRGPL
- the LOC135887757 gene encoding HLA class II histocompatibility antigen, DR alpha chain-like isoform X1, with product MGAGRGVPMAQLVLIALLALPGAGAVTAENMLSQVAFYQRTDPAQREAGEFMFEFDQDEIFYVDLERKETVWRLPDFSKFTSFEAQGALGNIAVLKKNMEIIIQRSNRTRAPNVPPEVTVFPEDPVELGEPNVLICFVDKFSPPVLRMTWLKNGQEVTEGVSETDFYPRPDNSFRKFSYLPFLPSQGDFYDCRVEHWGLPEPFMKHWEVQVPTPVPETTETLVCALGLAVGIIGIIAGTILIIKGMKMNAARNPRGPL